In the Cylindrospermopsis raciborskii Cr2010 genome, TCTTCTAGTTAGTTCTACTAGTATGGAAGTTGATCTTTATCACAAAAATGACAGAGGTGACTGGTTGATTATTAACTACAAACCGGGGGAAGTTATTGAACTGCAAAGTATTAACTTCAATTTTCCTATTGACCAGGTCTACCGGGGTTTAGATTTGACTAAACAATGTTATTTCTAAATAGCTCTCTTAAAGATATCATTGTAGGCTTGATAAACACCTTTAACGTTGTACCAGTTAAGAAAGATTCTGGCTATTTCTAAAGCAAGCTGTGGTTTACCTAAATTAATTAACCACTGCAACAGGGGAGCCATTGTCTTTTCGTTTAATAGCCCGTTCAAGGATAGTATTCCCCATAGCAATCGGTGAAAGAACGTCATTTGAATCATCATTTTCACTTCCCAAGTGGGATGTTTCTGATAAAACAAAACCCCCATTTTTCCCCTTTGAATTTCCTTGTCAATTAAATTGTGAATTTGTTGCAAACTAAAGGGTGGGTGCCAATGATAACCTACTGCTTGGGGACATTTGATTAGTTGTAAACCCAGTTTTTTTAACCTCACACCTAATTCTAAATCCTCCCAACCATATAACTGGAAACCTGTGTCAAACAAACCTGCTTTCTCTAACCAGTGTTTGGGAATTGCTACATTACCCGTGGCAAAAAAAGCTGCGGAAAAATCTGTGATTTTATAGGGTTCGGCGGTGGGATCCTCAAAATTACAAGTGTTAATTACCGCACCATAGGTAAATAGGCGATCGCCGCCCAGTCTTTTTTTCCCCTGAGTTAAAGCATCACTATGAGCCTCTAAGAAGTTCTCTAGAACTACTAAATCGCTGTCAATAAAAATAATTGTATCCCCCATGGAATTTTGCACTCCTAAGTTTCGTGCTGCTGCTGGACCTGCATGATCCTGTTGAAAGCAGCGAACATGGGGAAATAGATCTTGATGTTTTGCTAACCAGTCCAAAGTGCCATCGGTGGATCCATCATCCACCAAAACTACTTCGTAACCTGTGACTTGACTGGTGTAACTCTGGTTTTCTAAAGCGGTAAGACACTTTTGTAAAATCGGTAGTCGGTTGTAAGTGGGAATAATAACACTAAAGAACACTATTTCACCTAGAATGTGATTTTAATGGCAACCAAAGTCAGGGTTTGTTGATGGACAATAAACGCTCTAATTATAGTAAATTGTATACTAAAATAGCAATGTTTTAAGAATCATCAATCAATGTTGTTCTAACTGGAGAAATTAATGGGTCGCGCCAAAAAGGTTGTTTTAGCATACTCCGGTGGGGTAGACACCTCCGTTTGTATCCCCTACCTGCAACACGAGTGGGGAGTGGAAGAAGTTATTACCCTAGCAGCAGATTTAGGTCAGGGAGACGAATTAGAGCCAGTCAAAGAAAAGGCCTTAAAATCCGGTGCCAGTGAATCCTTGGTAGCAGATGTTAAAGAAAGTTTTGTCCAAGACTACGCATTTCCCGCGATTCAAGCTAATGCTCTCTATGAAAATCGCTATCCTCTGGGAACAGCTCTCGCTAGACCATTAATTGCTAAGGTACTAGTAGAAACTGCCCAAAACTATGGTGCAGATGCGATCGCTCATGGTTGTACTGGCAAAGGTAATGATCAAGTTCGCTTTGATGTTTCCTGCACTGCACTGAACCCCAAGTTAAAGATTCTGGCACCTGCTAGAGAATGGGGAATGAGTAGGGAACAAACCATTGCCTACGGTGAAAAATTCGGTATTCCAGCACCTGTGAAAAAATCCTCCCCCTATAGTATTGACAAAAATCTACTGGGTCGGAGTATAGAAGCTGGTATATTAGAAGACCCGGCTAATGAACCGCCCGAGGAAATTTATGAAATGACTAAAGCCGTAGCTGATGCTCCCAATGAACCGGAATATCTGGAAATTGGCTTTGAAAAGGGCATTCCCGTTGCTATTAATGGAACTGTCAAAACACCAGTACAGCTAATTCAAGAAATCAACACCATAGTTGGCAATCATGGTATTGGACGTATTGATATGATTGAAAATAGACTGGTGGGAATTAAATCGCGGGAAATTTATGAATCACCAGCTATGGTGGTATTAATCAATGCTCATCGAGATTTAGAAAGTCTGACTCTGACTGCTGATGTGACACAGTACAAGCGTGGTCTTGAAGAAACTTATACTAAGCTCGTATATAATGGACTTTGGTATAGTCCATTAAAAAATGCTATAGATGCTTTTATACAGCAAACACAAATCCGAGTTTCTGGAGTAGTACGTCTAAAACTGTTTAAGGGCAATGCTACTATAGTGGGACGTTGGAGTGAAAATACTCTGTATACACCAGATTTAGCAACTTACGGCGCGGAGGATCAATTTGATCACAAAGCTGCGGAAGGATTCATTTATGTTTGGGGTTTACCAACCCGAATTTGGGCCCAATACAATAGGGATTAGTAAATAGGACAGCAGGTGATAGAGATATAATCTCCCATCACCTTGTTGCCTACTCGCCTAAATGTTTAACTTGACGTGACTCCCACCAAATGGGGAGTACAATCACTAAAACCAGTATCAGTAAAGCCAATAGGGCAAACTGACTCACCCAAGCCACCAACTGTTCTAAAGAAACTATTTTCCCAGCAAAAAATGCTAGGGTGACCATTATACTGGCCCAAGCGGAAGCACCAGCTAAGTTATATACTAAAAATTTGCCAAATGGCATTTCCGCAATACCAGCTAAGGGGGAAGCGAAAATCCTCAATAAGGCAAAAAATCTACCAAAAAACACGGTTTTACCAGCATTTTCACTAAATTGATCTTTAATACTAACTAGTCGCTCTTCAGATATACGAAATATCTTTCCCGCTTTTACTAGTAATGACCAACCACCAAGCCTACCAATCCAATAACCACAGATACCGCCAATTACAGCACCTGTAACAGCATCACCCAAAACTAGCCAGTAATTAAGCTCATCACTACCG is a window encoding:
- a CDS encoding glycosyltransferase family 2 protein, whose amino-acid sequence is MFFSVIIPTYNRLPILQKCLTALENQSYTSQVTGYEVVLVDDGSTDGTLDWLAKHQDLFPHVRCFQQDHAGPAAARNLGVQNSMGDTIIFIDSDLVVLENFLEAHSDALTQGKKRLGGDRLFTYGAVINTCNFEDPTAEPYKITDFSAAFFATGNVAIPKHWLEKAGLFDTGFQLYGWEDLELGVRLKKLGLQLIKCPQAVGYHWHPPFSLQQIHNLIDKEIQRGKMGVLFYQKHPTWEVKMMIQMTFFHRLLWGILSLNGLLNEKTMAPLLQWLINLGKPQLALEIARIFLNWYNVKGVYQAYNDIFKRAI
- a CDS encoding DedA family protein, which gives rise to MSLELFSLEKIQEFAQTYGYWAVFVGILLENLGIPLPGETLTLVGGFLAGSDELNYWLVLGDAVTGAVIGGICGYWIGRLGGWSLLVKAGKIFRISEERLVSIKDQFSENAGKTVFFGRFFALLRIFASPLAGIAEMPFGKFLVYNLAGASAWASIMVTLAFFAGKIVSLEQLVAWVSQFALLALLILVLVIVLPIWWESRQVKHLGE
- a CDS encoding argininosuccinate synthase; its protein translation is MGRAKKVVLAYSGGVDTSVCIPYLQHEWGVEEVITLAADLGQGDELEPVKEKALKSGASESLVADVKESFVQDYAFPAIQANALYENRYPLGTALARPLIAKVLVETAQNYGADAIAHGCTGKGNDQVRFDVSCTALNPKLKILAPAREWGMSREQTIAYGEKFGIPAPVKKSSPYSIDKNLLGRSIEAGILEDPANEPPEEIYEMTKAVADAPNEPEYLEIGFEKGIPVAINGTVKTPVQLIQEINTIVGNHGIGRIDMIENRLVGIKSREIYESPAMVVLINAHRDLESLTLTADVTQYKRGLEETYTKLVYNGLWYSPLKNAIDAFIQQTQIRVSGVVRLKLFKGNATIVGRWSENTLYTPDLATYGAEDQFDHKAAEGFIYVWGLPTRIWAQYNRD